One genomic region from Solwaraspora sp. WMMD792 encodes:
- a CDS encoding DUF2795 domain-containing protein: MERGNSKHSPRVDDSMAHDTRGTTQGTTGGRAEEWHEAEPPGEDQPEPAAIPAGDNRSGTPQGMTSEEVEQRSRLGRYINLSALPGDRSTLRNSALENEAPDDVLDEIDQLPPGRTFQTVSEVWAELGHANETTRW; this comes from the coding sequence ATGGAACGCGGCAACAGCAAGCACAGTCCCCGAGTGGACGACAGCATGGCCCACGACACCCGTGGGACCACGCAGGGCACCACCGGAGGCCGGGCGGAGGAGTGGCACGAGGCGGAGCCCCCGGGCGAGGACCAGCCGGAGCCGGCCGCGATTCCGGCCGGCGACAACCGCTCCGGTACGCCGCAGGGCATGACCAGCGAGGAGGTCGAGCAGCGGAGCAGGCTGGGCCGCTACATCAACCTCTCGGCGCTGCCCGGGGACCGCAGCACGCTGCGCAACAGCGCGCTGGAGAACGAGGCACCCGACGACGTGCTCGACGAGATCGATCAGCTGCCGCCGGGTCGCACGTTCCAGACGGTGTCCGAGGTGTGGGCCGAGCTCGGCCATGCCAACGAGACAACCCGCTGGTGA
- a CDS encoding aldehyde dehydrogenase family protein, with product MYDVEQFIDGVWGRFGDGAEIVVEDPSEGTPVSRSPVATEANIGTAVKSAREAAPGWAATPAAERAAALRRIADALAAATDQVAEAQSAEMGKPLAGARAGIAAGVATLRQYAELGPVHRGRALAGDPAALDLMAYVPRGVVAVLTPWNDPVAVACGLLGAALVTGNTVVHKPSERCPATGALLARMVADEVPDGVFALLTGDGGVGARIAASDGVDLVAHVGSTDAGRAVAEACARTGAKVLRENGGSDALIVDEGVDPRWAAQQAASGALANSGQVCVSVERIYVHSTMAEPFVEELTGHCSGMRLGPARDPYTELGPLVDRRHRDRVHAQVSAALAAGATARCGGRIPDGPGAFYPPTVLTGCTDDMAVMRQETFGPVAPVMTVGSFDEALSRAAASPYGLSATVLTRSMGHAQRAWRELPVGTVKINSVFGGAPGGAAHPRRGSGEGLGFGPELLDEMTVVKVLHLQAPGGPDGRW from the coding sequence ATGTACGACGTGGAGCAGTTCATCGACGGCGTGTGGGGGCGGTTCGGCGACGGTGCCGAGATCGTCGTCGAGGACCCGTCCGAGGGCACCCCGGTCAGCCGCAGCCCGGTCGCCACCGAGGCGAACATCGGCACCGCGGTGAAGTCGGCCCGCGAGGCGGCACCGGGGTGGGCTGCGACACCGGCGGCGGAACGGGCCGCCGCGCTGCGGCGAATCGCGGACGCTCTGGCCGCCGCCACCGACCAGGTGGCCGAGGCGCAGAGCGCGGAGATGGGCAAGCCGTTGGCCGGGGCTCGAGCCGGGATCGCCGCCGGCGTCGCGACCCTGCGGCAGTACGCCGAACTGGGTCCGGTGCACCGGGGTAGGGCGCTGGCCGGCGACCCGGCCGCCCTGGATCTGATGGCGTACGTGCCGCGTGGGGTGGTGGCGGTGCTGACACCGTGGAACGACCCGGTGGCGGTGGCTTGCGGGCTGCTCGGCGCGGCGCTGGTCACCGGCAACACGGTGGTGCACAAGCCGAGTGAACGCTGCCCGGCGACCGGCGCGCTGCTCGCCCGGATGGTCGCCGACGAGGTTCCCGACGGGGTCTTCGCCCTGCTGACCGGCGATGGGGGCGTCGGTGCCCGGATCGCCGCCTCCGACGGGGTGGACCTGGTCGCCCATGTCGGGTCGACCGACGCCGGGCGGGCGGTCGCCGAGGCGTGCGCCCGGACCGGGGCCAAGGTGCTGCGGGAGAACGGCGGCAGCGACGCGCTGATCGTCGACGAGGGCGTCGATCCGCGGTGGGCCGCGCAGCAGGCGGCGTCCGGCGCGTTGGCCAACTCGGGCCAGGTGTGTGTGAGCGTGGAGCGGATCTACGTGCACAGCACGATGGCGGAGCCGTTCGTCGAGGAACTCACCGGGCACTGCTCGGGGATGCGGTTGGGGCCGGCCCGTGACCCGTACACCGAGCTGGGTCCGTTGGTGGACCGCCGACACCGCGACCGGGTGCACGCCCAGGTCTCGGCGGCGCTGGCGGCCGGGGCGACGGCGCGGTGCGGCGGCCGGATCCCGGACGGGCCCGGTGCCTTCTACCCGCCGACGGTGCTGACCGGGTGCACCGACGACATGGCGGTGATGCGGCAGGAGACGTTCGGCCCGGTCGCCCCGGTGATGACGGTGGGGTCGTTCGACGAGGCGTTGTCCCGGGCGGCGGCTTCCCCGTACGGTCTGTCGGCGACCGTGCTGACCCGTTCCATGGGCCACGCGCAGCGGGCCTGGCGTGAACTGCCGGTGGGCACCGTGAAGATCAACTCGGTGTTCGGCGGAGCGCCGGGCGGTGCCGCGCACCCCCGGCGCGGCAGCGGGGAGGGCCTCGGATTCGGGCCGGAACTGCTCGACGAGATGACCGTCGTCAAGGTGCTGCATCTGCAGGCTCCGGGTGGACCGGACGGCCGCTGGTGA
- a CDS encoding DUF6401 family natural product biosynthesis protein — translation MSPFPAAPHGLLAAPAARRAAQTSLADLHASLGAAGLAAAAVLPGLLAELDQHAAAVRDRLFADLRPLSPVTLARYADGVRDAATEAGWRPPVVGPTTQWTTVDWVTLRLVAVCQLAGISGAAPR, via the coding sequence ATGAGTCCGTTTCCCGCTGCCCCGCACGGCCTGCTGGCCGCCCCGGCCGCCCGAAGGGCGGCGCAGACCTCGTTGGCCGATTTGCACGCCTCGCTCGGTGCGGCCGGCCTGGCCGCCGCCGCGGTCCTGCCCGGCCTGCTGGCCGAGCTGGATCAGCACGCCGCAGCGGTCCGGGACCGGCTGTTCGCGGATCTGCGTCCGCTCAGCCCGGTGACGTTGGCCCGGTACGCCGACGGGGTGCGCGACGCGGCCACCGAGGCCGGCTGGCGCCCCCCGGTGGTCGGGCCGACCACCCAGTGGACGACGGTCGACTGGGTGACGTTGCGGCTGGTCGCCGTCTGCCAGCTGGCCGGGATCAGCGGCGCGGCCCCGCGCTGA
- a CDS encoding SRPBCC family protein, with protein MGAVTEYVDVAVPVRAAYNQWTQFEEFPQFMEGVSEVTQVSDTLTHWTTEIAGVSREFDAKITEQIPDERVAWTATGGVKQAGVITFHRLDDAHTRVTAQMEFDPEGAAEQAGDKLGIVDRRVKGDMKRFKDFIESRHGVETGAWRGEVPRPQP; from the coding sequence ATGGGAGCAGTGACCGAGTACGTCGACGTCGCGGTGCCGGTACGCGCCGCGTACAACCAGTGGACGCAGTTCGAGGAGTTCCCCCAGTTCATGGAGGGTGTCTCCGAGGTGACCCAGGTGTCTGACACGTTGACGCACTGGACGACCGAGATCGCCGGGGTGTCGCGCGAGTTCGACGCGAAGATCACCGAGCAGATTCCCGACGAGCGGGTCGCCTGGACCGCGACTGGTGGGGTGAAGCAGGCCGGTGTGATCACCTTCCACCGCCTGGACGACGCCCACACCCGGGTGACCGCACAGATGGAGTTCGACCCGGAGGGGGCGGCGGAGCAGGCCGGCGACAAGCTCGGCATCGTGGACCGCCGGGTCAAGGGCGACATGAAGCGCTTCAAGGACTTCATCGAGAGCCGGCACGGCGTGGAGACCGGTGCCTGGCGTGGCGAGGTCCCCCGGCCGCAGCCGTGA
- a CDS encoding YihY/virulence factor BrkB family protein: MSGPARPARLREIRLTTWRAVLVGSGRRFVRDNCVDWAAALTYYGVLALFPSLIVVVALVGLVSEGERTVDTVVGLAEELGAGAVVGDEGFVDIIDGVVDQRSSAGVLLSFGLVAALWSASGYVRAFTRAANAIYGVAEGRPFYRLQPQQLGLTAAGLVLLALVAVMLIVSGPVTDALGDRLGLGQAPRTAWSLLKWPVLIAIVTTLLSLLYWFAPNVRQPKLRWLAVGGMVTLLLAALASAGFGTYVAYFGSYDVTYGSLGAVIAFLVWLYLTNLAVMLGVEINAAVQRGRAAQAGESEPADPVLPPRTPV; encoded by the coding sequence GTGAGCGGTCCGGCCCGGCCGGCGCGGTTACGCGAGATCCGGTTGACCACGTGGCGCGCCGTGCTGGTCGGCAGCGGACGCCGGTTCGTCCGGGACAACTGCGTGGACTGGGCCGCCGCGTTGACCTACTACGGGGTGCTCGCGTTGTTCCCCTCGTTGATCGTGGTCGTCGCGCTGGTCGGTCTGGTCTCGGAGGGTGAGCGCACGGTGGACACCGTGGTCGGCCTGGCCGAGGAGCTCGGAGCCGGGGCGGTGGTGGGCGACGAGGGTTTCGTCGACATCATCGACGGGGTGGTCGACCAGCGCAGCTCCGCCGGTGTGCTGCTCAGTTTCGGTCTGGTGGCCGCGCTGTGGTCGGCGTCGGGCTATGTACGGGCGTTCACCCGAGCTGCCAACGCCATCTACGGGGTGGCCGAAGGTCGCCCCTTCTACCGGTTGCAGCCGCAGCAGCTCGGGCTGACCGCCGCCGGGCTGGTACTGCTCGCGCTGGTCGCTGTGATGCTGATCGTCAGCGGCCCGGTCACCGACGCGCTCGGTGACCGACTCGGCCTGGGCCAGGCCCCGCGTACCGCCTGGAGCCTGCTCAAATGGCCGGTGCTGATCGCCATCGTCACGACACTCTTGTCCCTTCTGTACTGGTTCGCCCCCAACGTCCGCCAGCCGAAGCTCCGCTGGCTGGCCGTCGGCGGCATGGTGACCCTGCTGCTGGCGGCGCTGGCTTCCGCCGGATTCGGCACCTACGTCGCGTACTTCGGTTCATACGACGTGACCTACGGCAGCCTCGGCGCGGTGATCGCGTTCCTGGTCTGGCTCTACCTGACCAACCTGGCGGTGATGCTGGGCGTCGAGATCAACGCGGCGGTGCAGCGCGGCCGGGCCGCCCAGGCCGGTGAGTCGGAACCGGCCGACCCGGTGCTGCCGCCACGTACGCCGGTTTAG